The Virgibacillus phasianinus genome includes a window with the following:
- a CDS encoding DUF5325 family protein → MNKVNYPMLLLAILVILSFFSVGIGIALRSIWLILLFLILGFGLMGFGITLKRKRK, encoded by the coding sequence ATGAATAAAGTAAACTATCCAATGCTTCTTTTGGCAATCTTGGTAATTCTTTCATTTTTTTCAGTGGGTATTGGTATCGCTCTTCGAAGCATTTGGCTCATTTTATTATTTTTAATCCTTGGTTTTGGCCTGATGGGATTTGGAATTACATTAAAACGTAAAAGAAAGTGA
- a CDS encoding IS1182 family transposase, whose translation MFKNYNINQVVLPLDLEIKLDKNDIAYAVNDVVTQIPEEAFAAFSRETGCPAYHPQMMMKIILCAYTQSVFSGRKMEGLLKDSVRMMWLAQGYEPSYRTINRFRVHPEVKELLRQCFVQFRCQLVEEKQIDEEAIFIDGTKIEANANKFTFVWRKSVERYSANLVEKSNQMYDELLEKEILPEIERESLEELSTKELEKVVEQLDGKVEAYDKKIEASEDVSARKKLRSDRKAPKQYRKQFKDYLARKQKYQKDMEIFGERNSYSKTDHDATFMRMKDDYMKNGQLKAGYNVQAATEGQYVLAYDVFPNPTDTRTFIPFLDNIENNYFKLPKHIVADAGYGSEQNYEDVIENRKRTPLITYNQYRKEKKKKHKNNAFHTANWEYNNEDDTFTCPNGKQLMFSHMSNRTDKYGLTRSFKVYESEDCSGCPLRSQCTKAKEGNNRRIYYNEKWEQQKEYIKQLLSEEKTGEIYGNRKIDVEPVFGFLKANLCFTRMSVRGKEKVESEIGFAFMAVNLRKYTAMKTKQPLDNQDNPTKNGSDHQKPMIRTIFKLFLASYVPASFFLLLYNL comes from the coding sequence ATGTTTAAAAATTATAACATAAATCAAGTGGTGTTGCCTTTAGATTTAGAAATAAAATTGGACAAAAATGATATTGCCTATGCAGTAAATGATGTTGTAACACAGATTCCGGAGGAAGCATTCGCTGCCTTTTCCCGTGAAACTGGATGTCCAGCCTATCACCCACAAATGATGATGAAAATTATCTTATGTGCCTACACGCAGTCGGTTTTTTCTGGAAGAAAAATGGAAGGGTTACTTAAAGATAGTGTGCGTATGATGTGGTTAGCGCAAGGTTATGAACCAAGTTATCGTACAATCAATCGTTTTCGTGTGCATCCAGAGGTGAAAGAACTACTGCGTCAATGTTTTGTGCAATTCCGTTGTCAGCTAGTGGAAGAAAAACAAATTGATGAAGAAGCGATTTTTATTGATGGAACCAAGATTGAAGCGAATGCCAATAAATTTACGTTTGTATGGCGGAAATCGGTTGAAAGGTACAGTGCTAATTTGGTGGAAAAATCCAACCAAATGTATGATGAATTATTGGAGAAAGAAATTCTTCCGGAAATCGAACGGGAAAGCCTGGAGGAACTGTCCACGAAAGAACTCGAAAAAGTAGTGGAGCAGCTGGATGGCAAGGTAGAAGCGTATGACAAGAAAATAGAAGCGAGTGAAGACGTAAGCGCACGTAAAAAACTACGGTCTGACCGTAAAGCACCGAAACAATACCGCAAACAATTCAAGGATTATTTGGCGCGAAAACAGAAATACCAAAAAGACATGGAGATCTTCGGAGAACGCAATAGTTATTCGAAGACGGATCATGATGCCACTTTTATGCGAATGAAAGATGATTATATGAAGAACGGCCAGCTGAAAGCTGGGTATAATGTGCAGGCTGCAACCGAAGGACAATATGTGCTCGCTTATGATGTATTCCCAAATCCGACAGATACTCGCACCTTCATTCCATTTCTGGATAACATAGAAAATAATTACTTTAAGCTGCCAAAGCACATCGTGGCTGACGCAGGATATGGTAGTGAACAAAACTACGAAGATGTCATCGAGAATCGAAAACGCACACCGCTGATTACCTATAACCAGTATCGAAAAGAGAAGAAAAAGAAGCATAAGAATAACGCTTTCCATACAGCCAATTGGGAATATAATAATGAAGACGATACGTTTACCTGTCCAAATGGAAAACAATTAATGTTCAGCCACATGTCCAATCGAACAGATAAATACGGACTAACACGATCGTTTAAAGTTTATGAGTCTGAGGACTGTTCAGGTTGTCCATTGCGTTCCCAATGCACCAAAGCGAAGGAAGGAAATAATCGAAGAATTTATTACAACGAAAAATGGGAACAACAAAAAGAATACATTAAGCAACTGCTTTCGGAAGAGAAAACTGGTGAAATTTACGGCAATCGTAAAATCGATGTGGAGCCAGTCTTTGGATTTCTGAAGGCTAATTTGTGCTTCACTCGTATGTCTGTACGAGGTAAAGAGAAAGTAGAAAGTGAAATAGGATTTGCATTCATGGCGGTAAACTTGAGGAAGTACACCGCCATGAAGACAAAACAACCACTAGATAATCAAGACAATCCAACGAAAAATGGTTCTGATCATCAAAAACCGATGATCAGAACCATTTTTAAGTTATTTTTGGCTAGTTATGTCCCAGCCTCTTTTTTCCTTTTATTATATAATCTTTAA
- a CDS encoding YlaH-like family protein, with product MNNSAIFEFVLSHYGTDYLFLILYILNLIFGSIAFKLGFARRLPLLKTIFVYIMLAVGTYILTIFSIFGLPITESLIVISVVLGIYRLRLHQERKRKQNTQ from the coding sequence ATGAACAATAGTGCAATTTTTGAATTTGTCCTATCGCATTATGGAACAGATTACTTGTTTTTAATTCTTTATATACTAAATTTAATTTTTGGTTCAATAGCATTTAAATTGGGATTTGCCAGGCGTTTACCCTTACTTAAAACAATTTTTGTTTATATTATGCTTGCGGTCGGAACGTATATCTTAACAATTTTTAGTATTTTTGGGTTGCCGATAACAGAAAGCCTGATTGTAATATCTGTTGTTTTAGGTATATACCGACTTCGTTTACATCAGGAAAGAAAAAGAAAACAAAATACACAGTAA
- a CDS encoding YlaN family protein — protein MPEVTVNHREKAYALLKADADKIVKLIEVQIDNLTMPQCPLYEEVLDTQMFGLSREIDFAVRLDLINEDEGKALLENLEKQLNILHEAAQNSI, from the coding sequence ATTCCTGAGGTGACCGTAAATCATCGTGAAAAAGCGTACGCTCTATTAAAGGCAGACGCCGATAAAATAGTAAAACTTATCGAGGTGCAAATCGATAATTTAACTATGCCACAGTGCCCCTTATATGAAGAGGTATTAGATACTCAAATGTTTGGTCTTTCAAGAGAGATTGATTTCGCAGTGCGCTTGGACTTAATCAATGAGGATGAAGGAAAAGCACTTCTTGAAAATCTGGAGAAGCAGCTTAATATATTACATGAAGCAGCACAGAACTCAATTTAA
- a CDS encoding UPF0223 family protein yields the protein MDYHYPLNELWSRLEIIDVVHFFTTIEKYYERSADDYEILQSYKRFKEIVPSKGEEKTYFKEFEMASGYKVFPVIKQAREQQ from the coding sequence ATGGATTACCATTATCCATTGAATGAGCTTTGGTCAAGGCTGGAAATTATTGATGTTGTACATTTTTTTACAACGATCGAAAAATATTATGAACGGTCAGCTGATGATTACGAAATTTTACAGTCATACAAACGGTTCAAAGAAATTGTTCCATCGAAGGGTGAAGAAAAAACCTATTTTAAAGAGTTTGAAATGGCTTCGGGCTATAAAGTGTTTCCAGTGATCAAACAAGCTAGGGAGCAGCAATAA
- a CDS encoding inositol monophosphatase family protein, with the protein MNEKIRSQLYQDAKQWIKEAGTTIREKINDPLIVDTKSNPNDLVTTMDKETEKYFVNKIKTKYDDHQLLSEEGFGDKVKSLDGTVWIIDPIDGTMNFVQQKRNFAISVGIYHDGVGEIGFIYNVMDDVLYSAIKGEGAYKNGVKIPPLKEKVPFEKAMISLNHFWLCENRLVEEEVMQELVKTVRGTRTYGSAALEFAYVAEGIMDGYLTMRLAPWDIAAGIVIVNEVGGVTTNVAGEKINMLVNNSILVCHPSIQKTIIKDYIIKGKKRLGHN; encoded by the coding sequence ATGAACGAAAAAATTCGAAGTCAACTGTATCAGGATGCAAAACAATGGATAAAGGAAGCGGGAACCACTATCCGTGAAAAAATTAATGACCCTTTAATTGTTGATACAAAATCAAACCCGAATGATCTTGTGACAACAATGGATAAGGAAACAGAAAAATATTTTGTAAATAAAATTAAGACCAAATATGATGATCATCAATTATTAAGTGAAGAGGGTTTTGGTGATAAGGTTAAATCCTTGGATGGAACAGTTTGGATTATTGACCCGATTGATGGAACGATGAACTTTGTACAACAAAAGCGAAACTTTGCTATTTCCGTTGGAATCTATCACGACGGGGTTGGGGAAATAGGTTTTATATACAATGTAATGGATGATGTGCTTTACAGTGCTATAAAAGGAGAAGGAGCTTATAAAAACGGTGTTAAAATACCACCATTGAAAGAAAAGGTTCCTTTTGAAAAAGCAATGATTAGTCTAAATCATTTTTGGTTATGTGAAAACCGACTTGTTGAAGAAGAAGTTATGCAGGAGCTGGTGAAAACAGTAAGAGGAACACGTACATACGGTTCAGCTGCATTGGAATTTGCCTATGTTGCGGAGGGAATCATGGATGGATATTTGACAATGAGACTTGCACCCTGGGATATTGCCGCGGGGATTGTCATTGTAAATGAGGTTGGCGGTGTCACGACCAATGTTGCCGGCGAGAAAATTAATATGCTCGTCAATAATTCCATTTTAGTTTGCCATCCATCCATTCAAAAGACAATTATTAAAGATTATATAATAAAAGGAAAAAAGAGGCTGGGACATAACTAG
- a CDS encoding YlaI family protein, which produces MQVKCVICDEVESIEDYSLQAKRLRNRRIHMYLCQSCYERIGKKTKARHETGNFRLYKKPKQKEDLI; this is translated from the coding sequence GTGCAAGTTAAATGTGTTATTTGTGACGAAGTTGAATCAATCGAAGACTATTCCCTTCAAGCGAAACGGTTGCGGAATCGCCGAATCCATATGTATTTATGTCAGTCATGCTATGAACGAATTGGTAAAAAAACCAAAGCAAGGCATGAGACCGGTAATTTCCGTTTATACAAAAAACCTAAACAAAAAGAAGATCTTATTTAA
- a CDS encoding GapA-binding peptide SR1P, giving the protein MGTIICQDCQQVIEHFDDEKVTTLYGACPDCK; this is encoded by the coding sequence ATGGGAACTATCATTTGCCAAGACTGTCAGCAGGTAATTGAGCATTTTGATGATGAGAAAGTAACAACCCTATATGGCGCTTGTCCTGATTGTAAATAA
- a CDS encoding NAD(P)H-dependent flavin oxidoreductase: MNWKTRITELLKIDYPIVQGGLAYLAYADLAAAVSNAGGLGQITAMSLPNESSLREEIRRVRSLTNKTFGVNFAIGQHGRPFEHMVQVAIDEQVPVISVTGGNPKGVLEMVKDYPIKKLVLVAARRQAEKAEELGADAVMVVGQEGGGHLGRGDIGTFILTPQVVERVSIPVIASGGIGDGKSMMAALALGADGVEMGTRFIATKECVDAHPTYKQDLVDADENATVVIKRSLGTPARALKNSWTEQILELESKLAEFEELKPFINGEANKKYIYDGNALKGFGWAGQIAARIHDIPSVYELISTMIKDAERIRKEWV; the protein is encoded by the coding sequence GTGAATTGGAAAACTAGGATTACTGAATTATTAAAGATTGACTATCCAATTGTCCAGGGAGGACTTGCTTATTTAGCGTATGCTGACCTTGCAGCGGCTGTATCGAATGCGGGAGGCCTTGGTCAAATAACTGCGATGAGTTTACCAAATGAATCAAGCTTGCGTGAGGAAATCCGTCGTGTGAGATCGTTAACAAATAAAACGTTTGGTGTTAATTTTGCCATTGGTCAGCATGGACGTCCATTCGAGCATATGGTGCAGGTAGCGATTGATGAACAGGTCCCAGTAATATCGGTTACCGGAGGAAATCCTAAAGGTGTTTTAGAAATGGTAAAAGACTATCCGATTAAAAAGCTTGTATTGGTGGCTGCGAGACGCCAAGCAGAGAAAGCTGAAGAATTAGGTGCTGATGCTGTCATGGTGGTTGGCCAGGAGGGTGGAGGCCATTTAGGTCGTGGGGATATCGGAACTTTTATTCTCACCCCTCAGGTAGTTGAACGTGTATCCATTCCAGTAATAGCCTCCGGTGGAATAGGGGACGGTAAAAGTATGATGGCCGCCTTAGCGTTAGGTGCTGATGGCGTTGAAATGGGTACCAGATTTATTGCTACGAAAGAATGTGTTGACGCCCACCCAACCTATAAACAGGATTTAGTAGATGCGGATGAGAATGCAACTGTCGTTATAAAACGTTCATTGGGTACACCTGCACGCGCGTTAAAGAATTCATGGACAGAACAAATTTTGGAGTTGGAATCAAAACTTGCAGAATTTGAGGAATTAAAACCATTTATTAATGGGGAAGCTAATAAGAAATATATATACGACGGAAATGCTTTAAAAGGATTTGGCTGGGCTGGCCAAATAGCTGCAAGGATTCATGATATACCATCTGTATATGAATTGATTTCAACCATGATTAAGGATGCAGAACGTATTAGAAAAGAATGGGTTTAG
- a CDS encoding glycine betaine uptake BCCT transporter — protein MNKVTRVFWVSVIISVLFIIWGIWPDSNMQAVTTEIQGFIVSEFGWFYLLSATGFLLFALFLIFSKYGNIKLGKPGDKPEYSYITWFAMLFSAGMGIGLVFWGAAEPLSHFHTPPYGEGGSVEAAKAALQYSFFHWGLHPWAVYATIALALAYFKFRRQSSGLVSAILEPLFGDKMKGPWGTLVDFIVVFATVFGVATSLGFGAIQISGGLSFVFGWDQTITMQFIIILIVTVLYLISAMTGLNKGIKYLSNANIVLALLLMAFLLVIGPTGFIMNLFTDTFGSYIQNLPGMSFRMTPFDTEDTWIKDWTLFYWAWWIAWAPFVGTFIARVSRGRTIREFVLGVLLVPTIFGALWFTVFGGSAIHLEMFEGTNIIHYVNDLGEETALFAVLQEFPLGTVMSILAILLISTFFITSADSATFVLGMQTTGGSLYPPNVVKLAWGLIQSGAAAVLLWRGGLQALQTASIIAALPFTIIMILVVFSMFKAFKEEGKNSDLRRKK, from the coding sequence ATGAATAAAGTTACACGCGTTTTTTGGGTTTCTGTGATTATTTCGGTTTTATTCATTATCTGGGGCATTTGGCCAGATAGTAATATGCAGGCCGTAACAACAGAAATACAAGGCTTTATCGTAAGTGAATTTGGTTGGTTTTATCTACTTAGCGCAACCGGATTTTTACTCTTTGCGTTATTTCTTATCTTTTCAAAGTACGGGAATATTAAACTTGGTAAACCTGGTGACAAACCAGAATATTCCTACATAACCTGGTTTGCTATGCTATTCAGCGCCGGTATGGGGATCGGCTTGGTGTTCTGGGGTGCTGCCGAACCACTCTCACACTTCCATACACCTCCATACGGGGAAGGTGGTTCCGTTGAAGCAGCAAAAGCTGCTTTACAATATAGTTTTTTCCACTGGGGCTTACACCCTTGGGCAGTCTACGCCACCATTGCACTTGCATTAGCATATTTTAAATTCAGAAGACAATCATCGGGCTTAGTAAGTGCTATTCTTGAACCACTGTTTGGTGATAAAATGAAAGGTCCGTGGGGAACCCTGGTTGACTTTATTGTTGTATTCGCAACTGTTTTCGGTGTCGCCACATCGCTAGGATTTGGTGCAATACAAATCAGTGGTGGTTTATCATTTGTTTTTGGCTGGGATCAAACGATTACCATGCAATTCATAATAATCCTTATCGTTACCGTTTTATATTTAATATCAGCAATGACTGGTTTAAATAAAGGGATTAAGTACTTAAGTAACGCCAATATAGTGCTTGCTCTATTATTAATGGCATTCCTGCTTGTAATTGGACCAACAGGCTTCATTATGAACCTGTTTACAGATACCTTTGGCAGTTATATACAAAACCTTCCAGGCATGAGCTTTAGAATGACTCCGTTTGATACAGAAGATACTTGGATTAAAGATTGGACATTATTCTATTGGGCATGGTGGATTGCTTGGGCACCATTTGTAGGTACATTTATTGCCCGCGTATCCCGCGGTAGAACAATCAGAGAATTTGTTCTTGGTGTTTTGTTAGTACCAACAATTTTCGGTGCATTATGGTTTACTGTATTTGGTGGATCTGCTATTCACTTAGAAATGTTTGAAGGCACAAATATTATTCATTATGTGAACGATCTTGGTGAAGAAACAGCATTATTCGCTGTATTGCAGGAGTTTCCACTTGGAACGGTAATGTCAATTCTTGCTATTCTGTTGATTAGTACATTTTTTATTACATCAGCAGACTCCGCAACCTTCGTATTAGGAATGCAAACAACCGGTGGTAGTTTGTATCCGCCAAACGTTGTTAAATTGGCATGGGGATTAATTCAATCCGGCGCCGCTGCTGTATTACTCTGGCGAGGTGGCCTGCAAGCATTACAAACGGCCTCGATCATTGCAGCGTTACCATTTACAATTATCATGATACTTGTCGTATTTTCGATGTTCAAAGCATTTAAAGAAGAAGGTAAAAATAGCGATTTAAGACGGAAGAAATAA
- a CDS encoding polysaccharide deacetylase family protein: MKKIVIICLLLLVATMSACSDNVAPVDGNHKEKKDESEQGKEKNQNKKNEETDKEKSETSVEKPTEPKYSVNQKNWSIEPIKGDTNEKVVLLTIDDAPDKYAVDMAKTLKELDAGAIFFVNGIYLDSQEGKKALKKIHDMGFLIGNHTYSHAYLPDLSEGEQRKEIEKVSEMVEQVIGEKPKFFRAPNGANTDSTRKIADEQGMILMNWSYGYDYFEPYMDAEKLTKAMVTGKAPEIDIPYSLLKPGANLLMHDREWTSKALSDIVRGLRDKGYKTVDPHLIKTK; the protein is encoded by the coding sequence TTGAAAAAAATTGTTATAATTTGTCTGTTATTACTAGTGGCAACTATGAGTGCCTGTTCTGATAACGTAGCACCTGTAGATGGCAATCATAAAGAAAAAAAAGATGAGTCTGAGCAAGGAAAAGAAAAAAATCAAAATAAAAAAAACGAGGAAACTGATAAGGAAAAATCAGAAACGTCTGTAGAAAAACCAACAGAACCAAAATATTCAGTAAATCAAAAGAATTGGTCTATAGAACCTATAAAAGGGGATACAAATGAAAAGGTTGTTTTACTTACAATTGATGATGCACCGGATAAATATGCCGTTGATATGGCAAAAACATTAAAAGAGTTGGACGCGGGAGCTATTTTTTTTGTGAACGGTATTTATTTGGACTCCCAGGAAGGAAAAAAAGCGTTAAAAAAGATTCATGATATGGGATTTTTAATAGGGAATCATACATATAGCCATGCCTATTTACCAGATTTATCGGAGGGGGAACAGAGAAAAGAGATTGAAAAGGTTAGTGAAATGGTTGAACAAGTAATTGGCGAAAAACCAAAATTTTTCCGTGCACCTAATGGAGCGAATACAGACTCTACCAGAAAAATTGCCGATGAACAAGGTATGATCTTGATGAATTGGTCATATGGATATGATTATTTTGAACCTTATATGGATGCAGAGAAACTGACGAAGGCAATGGTTACCGGAAAAGCCCCTGAAATTGATATTCCATACAGTCTTCTTAAGCCAGGAGCAAACCTGCTGATGCACGATAGGGAGTGGACATCTAAAGCCTTATCTGATATCGTTAGAGGCCTTCGTGATAAGGGGTACAAAACGGTGGACCCACATCTAATAAAAACAAAATAA
- a CDS encoding aminotransferase class I/II-fold pyridoxal phosphate-dependent enzyme produces the protein MNDQSQTPLFDGLLNHIDKNPTQFHIPGHKQGKAIDDRFRDFMGENAFKIDLINIEPLDDLHHPGGIIRDAQHLAARAFGADYTFFSVQGTSGAIMTMVLSVCNPGDKIIVPRNVHKSVTSAIIFSGATPIFIHPELDRTLGISHGITPSAVRHALDAHPDAKAVLVINPTYFGIVADLQEIVEISHSYDVPVLVDEAHGVHIHFHNKLPLSSMQAGADMAATSVHKLGGSLTQSSVLNLKGDLVSHERVQTVMSMLTTTSTSYLLLASLDVARKRLATNGFDLIENAIQLANHARDAINQIPYLYCVGEEIIGSEAIYGFDPTKLIISVKDLGISGYDAEVWLRKNYAVEVELSDLYNLLCIITPGDSMETIKTLQTALIQLVKETVNYDQAKEITVSIPEIPLLALSPRDAFYAETEIIPFSDSAGRISAESIMVYPPGIPIFIPGEIITEDNIAYINKNVTNGLPVQGLEDESLQTIHVIKEHRPFK, from the coding sequence ATGAATGACCAATCACAAACACCATTATTTGATGGTTTACTAAATCACATAGATAAAAATCCAACCCAATTTCACATTCCGGGTCATAAACAGGGAAAAGCAATTGATGACAGGTTCCGTGATTTTATGGGTGAAAACGCATTTAAGATTGACTTAATAAATATTGAACCACTTGACGACCTTCATCACCCAGGCGGCATAATAAGAGATGCTCAACATCTTGCTGCAAGGGCCTTTGGTGCGGATTATACATTCTTCTCTGTGCAAGGCACAAGTGGTGCAATCATGACAATGGTATTAAGTGTATGCAACCCTGGGGATAAAATAATCGTTCCTAGAAACGTGCACAAATCGGTAACATCCGCCATCATTTTCTCAGGTGCAACGCCCATTTTTATCCACCCCGAACTTGATCGTACTCTGGGAATATCGCACGGAATTACACCTTCTGCTGTTCGCCATGCACTAGATGCCCATCCAGATGCAAAAGCAGTATTGGTAATTAACCCAACATATTTTGGGATTGTAGCAGATTTACAGGAAATAGTTGAAATTTCGCATAGCTATGATGTACCGGTCCTGGTCGACGAAGCCCACGGTGTCCATATTCATTTTCATAACAAATTACCGCTTTCATCAATGCAGGCTGGAGCTGATATGGCTGCAACCAGTGTCCACAAATTAGGAGGTTCCTTAACACAAAGCTCCGTACTCAATTTAAAGGGAGACTTGGTGTCACACGAGCGTGTACAGACAGTTATGTCAATGCTGACAACAACATCCACCTCCTATCTGTTATTAGCTTCCTTAGATGTTGCACGAAAGAGATTAGCAACAAATGGATTTGATTTGATAGAAAATGCGATACAATTGGCGAATCATGCCAGAGATGCAATCAATCAAATACCTTATCTATATTGTGTTGGAGAAGAGATCATTGGAAGTGAAGCAATCTATGGGTTTGATCCAACTAAATTAATCATATCAGTTAAGGATCTTGGAATATCGGGGTATGACGCGGAGGTTTGGCTCCGAAAAAATTATGCTGTTGAGGTGGAACTTTCCGACTTATATAATCTTCTTTGTATCATTACTCCTGGTGACAGTATGGAAACAATAAAAACCCTTCAGACAGCATTAATACAACTTGTTAAAGAAACAGTAAATTATGATCAGGCAAAAGAAATAACGGTATCAATACCGGAAATTCCATTATTGGCACTTTCGCCACGGGATGCCTTTTATGCAGAAACAGAAATCATTCCATTTTCAGATTCTGCCGGAAGGATTAGCGCCGAATCCATTATGGTTTATCCACCCGGAATCCCAATATTTATCCCTGGTGAAATTATTACCGAAGATAATATTGCCTACATTAATAAAAATGTTACAAACGGGTTGCCTGTTCAAGGGCTAGAAGATGAATCATTACAAACCATTCACGTTATAAAAGAACACCGTCCATTTAAATAA
- a CDS encoding YktB family protein, which produces MAFKGFIKNDFRTFTIDGLAERMTAIKTRIQPKFKEIGDALTDDLTAITGQDMHVHIAQHARRTVNPPKDTWMAFCYNKRGYKQHPHFQIGLFDDHLFVWLAYIYELPNKQEMAQSFIEHADDIKNTIPAHYVVSLDHTKKDAAPMEDLDLSKSLQRFHDVKKAEFLIGRHFKADDPLLKDGKAFLKEVLDTFETLSPIYKLSIRETI; this is translated from the coding sequence ATGGCATTTAAAGGATTTATAAAAAATGACTTCCGAACATTTACGATTGATGGATTGGCAGAAAGAATGACAGCAATTAAAACACGCATTCAACCTAAATTCAAAGAAATTGGTGATGCATTAACCGATGATTTAACTGCAATCACCGGTCAAGACATGCATGTGCATATTGCACAGCATGCCAGAAGAACAGTAAATCCCCCTAAGGATACATGGATGGCATTTTGTTACAATAAACGCGGCTACAAACAGCATCCACATTTCCAAATCGGGCTGTTTGATGACCATCTATTTGTTTGGTTGGCTTACATTTATGAACTACCTAATAAACAGGAAATGGCACAATCATTTATTGAGCATGCCGATGATATAAAGAATACTATTCCTGCCCATTACGTGGTATCACTTGACCATACAAAGAAGGACGCTGCACCTATGGAAGATCTAGATTTATCGAAATCCCTTCAACGATTTCACGATGTTAAAAAAGCAGAATTTCTGATTGGCAGACACTTTAAGGCAGATGATCCGCTGCTTAAAGATGGTAAAGCCTTTCTAAAGGAAGTTCTAGATACTTTTGAAACGTTATCACCAATTTATAAATTGTCAATAAGAGAAACGATATAA
- a CDS encoding YhcN/YlaJ family sporulation lipoprotein yields the protein MKFGFRTGLCLVMTCIIISGCQSDNEDISLSDEKSNDRYLQVKDSDPADKQTLSNKEIADHLASIAAGVGNVNNATAVVAGPYAVVGIDVDKDLDRSRVGTVKYSVLEALQHDPYGKTAVVVADGDVMERLQQMRNKMGQGYPVQGVVDELSGIVGRYMPDFPINENKPKQSDQNKKVLPKKDEKKLDDIEEDQSNHQNNE from the coding sequence ATGAAATTTGGCTTTCGTACAGGATTATGTTTGGTAATGACTTGTATTATTATTAGCGGATGTCAATCTGATAATGAAGACATTTCCCTTTCAGATGAAAAAAGCAATGATCGCTATCTTCAGGTAAAAGATTCGGATCCGGCTGACAAACAAACATTAAGTAATAAAGAAATTGCAGATCACCTGGCATCTATTGCCGCAGGGGTTGGAAATGTCAATAACGCCACAGCGGTTGTTGCTGGTCCTTATGCAGTAGTAGGTATCGATGTCGATAAAGACTTGGACCGTTCAAGGGTTGGAACCGTTAAATATTCTGTCCTAGAGGCTTTGCAGCATGACCCATACGGAAAAACAGCTGTCGTTGTTGCGGATGGCGATGTTATGGAACGACTGCAGCAAATGAGAAATAAGATGGGACAGGGCTATCCAGTCCAGGGTGTCGTGGATGAATTATCTGGAATCGTTGGTAGATATATGCCGGACTTCCCTATTAATGAAAATAAACCTAAACAATCTGATCAAAACAAAAAAGTCCTTCCAAAAAAAGATGAGAAAAAATTAGACGACATTGAAGAAGACCAGTCAAATCATCAGAACAATGAATAG